The region AAGGTGAAGCCAATGTCGAAATAACCTAAATAAGAAAATACCAATACCGGAATAACTGCTGAGATCGTTATTTTTAAGGCATTGGTAAAATAGGTACTGTCTGTAAATTTCTGGATAGTAGAAACCATAATTCGTGTGTTACTTACAAAGGTATGAATTGTACGATTTATCTATAGTGAAAATAGCTCCGATTTATAATTAAATTATAAAAAAGGACTATTTATCAATTTGGGATTAACCATTGTCTAAATTTTTACTATTTTTGCCAATCCAAATTTTAGAGGTTTGAAACCCTTGATTTGTGGTGGATAATACTTAATATAACAACAATGATTTTACCAATTATAGGATATGGTGATCCGGTTTTGAGAAAAGTAGGTGAGGAATTAGCATCTGATACTCCAAACCTAAAAGAAACGATTGCCAATATGTACGAAACAATGTATAATGCTTGTGGTGTAGGCCTTGCGGCTCCCCAAGTTGGAATGGCGATTCGTTTATTTGTAATCGACACGACTCCTTTTAGCGAAGATGAGGATCTGGAAGATGCTGAAGTAAAAGAGTTAAAAGGATTTAAACGTACTTTTATTAATGCTAAAATCGTAAAAGAGGAAGGCGAAGAATGGGTTTTTAACGAAGGCTGTTTGAGTATTCCGGATGTTCGTGAAGACGTATCCCGAAAAGAACGCATTACTGTAGAATACTGTGAAGAAGATTTCGTGATGAAAACAGAAGTTTTTGACGGATTAATCGCTAGAGTGATTCAGCATGAATACGACCATATTGAAGGGATTTTGTTTACAGATAAAATATCATCTCTCAAAAAACGATTGATTCAAAAGAAGTTGAAAAATATTATGGAGGGAAAAACATTCCAAGAATATCGCATGAAATTCTTTGGTAAAAAAGGAAGGTAATTTATTCTTATCTGTTTGCCTTGGTATAGTTTTTGATTTTTAACAAAAAAATAATACGAATTGATTTCTTAATAATAATTAAAAAAAAATGAATTTAGAAAAAATATTATCCATTTCGGGAAAACCAGGTTTATACATATTAAAAGTACAAACACGTACTGGATTTGTAGCAGAATCACTAGCTGATGGAAAGAAAATTACAGTAAATTTAAAAAGTAATGTAAGTTTATTGTCTGAAATTTCTATTTATACTTATGAAGGCGAAAAACCATTAGCAGAAATTATGAAAAGTATTGCTGCCAAAGAAAACAATGGCCCTGCAATTTCTCATAAAGAAGATAATGCAACGCTAGCAGCTTATTTTAAAGAAATTTTACCTAATTATGATGAAGAAAGAGTCTATCCTTCAGACATCAAGAAAATTTT is a window of Flavobacterium acetivorans DNA encoding:
- the def gene encoding peptide deformylase; the protein is MILPIIGYGDPVLRKVGEELASDTPNLKETIANMYETMYNACGVGLAAPQVGMAIRLFVIDTTPFSEDEDLEDAEVKELKGFKRTFINAKIVKEEGEEWVFNEGCLSIPDVREDVSRKERITVEYCEEDFVMKTEVFDGLIARVIQHEYDHIEGILFTDKISSLKKRLIQKKLKNIMEGKTFQEYRMKFFGKKGR
- a CDS encoding DUF5606 domain-containing protein; the protein is MNLEKILSISGKPGLYILKVQTRTGFVAESLADGKKITVNLKSNVSLLSEISIYTYEGEKPLAEIMKSIAAKENNGPAISHKEDNATLAAYFKEILPNYDEERVYPSDIKKILNWYNTIQAKGLVVDEAPEATETVEATTETTETTEVVAEKPKKAKKVKE